The region CACTCAAGTTCTGTTGCTGCCGTGCAGCGAGATATGTGGAGGGTCTTATTTAATTAAGTCTCGTGGTTAATACACTAACTTGTCTGCTTGGATTTTGGTACAGGCTAAATGGCACCCATAGTAAAGAGTGCCAGATATTTATTATTTTTTTAGCATGTCGCCACCACTAACAAACAATCAAATGTTTGGTGCAGCTGATTATGATCTTACTGGACAGTTAGTATGGCCAGGTGCTGTTCTGATGAACACGTACCTATCTGAACACCCTGAGACTGTGAAGGGGTGTTCATTAATTGAGTTGGGATCTGGGATCGGTGAGACCGTGAGAGAATTCTCTATCGCATTTACTTCAAATTTTGATCTTACAAACACTGACACTATCATGACTTGCTAGGCATTACCGGAATATTGTGCAGCCGTTTCTGCAAAGAGGTGGTATTGACTGATCACAATGATGAAGTTCTAGAGGCAAGATTTAAACCTTCAGAATCTTCCAGTTTGACATTTTATAGAATGATTTTGAGACTTCCACATGTTTTTAAGATATTGAATTACTTGTTATAGCAATTTGTGTATGTGATATACATTGGGTTTATAGACATCAACATTTTCCAGTCTATGTATCAGCAATCATCCAGTGTACTGCTATATCTTCAAATGCTAGACCTAGAAATCAAATTCATTGATCATAAATGATGCAGGCATTGCACCGCATTAAAATTTTCAGTCTGTCCGGCAACAATCATCCAATGTACTGCTATATCTTCAAATGCTAGAACTAGAAATCGACTTCATTGATCGTGAATGATGCATGCCTTTGCACATGCCACACTTGGATCTTTCCTTGGACATAAGCCTTACATCTATTTCACAGATTATAAAGAAAAATATAGAGATGCAGTCATGTTCTGGCAATGCGGATGCAGGTTACCACTTTGTAATTTCCAGCTTATTACTATGTTTCATTGCTCTGACATTCGTTGAAATAAAACTATCCAGAAATTGAATCTgaactgatacttttgttgcagtgTTGACTGCTGAGAAGCTAGAATGGGGAAATCATGATCATCTAAGCAATATCATTGAAAAACATCCTGTTGGATTTGATCTCATTCTTGGAGCCGATATCTATATCCTTCTAACTTTTCTATGCCCCTGTGGTTATTTTCAGTTCTGATCCCTTTTTTCTCTATTCCTTATGCATATATCAATTGCTGCATTTCGTGGACCTTGACTCGCAGAAAGCTTCCAGCAAGCTAGCATTCCATGTCTCTTTGATACTGTAGTGAAGCTTCTTCGTATGCAGGCCAATACATGTAGATTTATACTGGCTTATGTATCACGAACCAAAGTGTATGTACTTTTTCAACTCATTATCtatgtattttttttaaaactcaTTATCTTCCCGTCCAAGACATATATGAGTAGAGTTCTGAATGCTTTCTAGAAAAAAGGTGCAGATAAATGCTGTCCATTATGATGTGCCAATTGCACTAAGGAATTGCTGACATTATAGTTGATTATTACATTATATTCGCATTTTATTTCTCCTTGCTTTATTCGTTAAGAATAACTACTCGCCCAGTTCTTGGATCATGTTGCGTTGACTAATCTGTATAGTTTGGGTCTCCGTCTGCCAATATAAGTATATGATATGCCATTTTGAATATCTTTGCTTAAAAGGTAGCTGAGGCACTCATGGATAAAACTGCCTAAAGAGACATTATTAGTCAGATTAGAACTTCCTAAGAAGCACTTACAATGGCTCCAAAAAATCAAAACGTTGCATATGCTAATGAGCGCTGATCCCTTGAGTCAAAATTGCTCACACTGTGATTCACTTGTACATAAAGATAAGAGATTTGCTGAAAATTCTAAATTCGGCGTGACATGTACTATTTATGTAGAGCTACAGAACCTCTGCCGATTTACAGACATGCAGAGTGTCATGTTGCCCACTCTTTCATCAGTTTGTTGCTTGCTGGAGATACACTGCACCTGCTAGTTCATTTTCCTTGTGCAAAAATGATTTTCCAAATGCGTTCCTGAGCATATGGAATATACAGGCTGGCTCGGAGTAGTTTAGATTATCTTTTACTGACAGCTGCAATTGGTAGCATACTGACATGTACTTGGTATGGTCAGAATGTCCTGCTCTAAAGCTTGCAATACAAGAACAACTGCTAACAATAAATGGCCTATTTTTTCCTGAGATATTATGTCCGGTTATCTCGTTGTCCTTCACACTTCTGTAAATATTTTCGCGACGTCGTCATAACTCATACAAGTGAGGTCTTAGAGCGATCCCAACACTTTGTTAGCCACTTCTGTTTGCTTCAGATTTAACTCTCCTATTTTGTCGTCCAACTTACTTTCTTCTTTTGTTGTATTCTGACCGATTCCAGAATTAATGCATCTTTTTAAAATGATGATGTGTATTCTCTTAACCAAGACACTTCTCTTCTCGATATGACCAGCATGGATGCACTAGTACTGAAGGAAGCTGAAAAACGTGGAATGGTTGTCAAGGAAGTGGACGGGACAAGAACAACCATCACAGATCTCGAAGGCGTCATATTCGACATCACCCTCAAATGACGCCTCCGATGGAATGCTTGGGTGACAATTCCATCAGACAGGAACAAGATGTGGAGCCTCCTATCAGGAAAGCCAATGTTACCGCCTGCATGATCTGCTGAGCTGGCCCTGAACATGATGTGGTCTCTAGTTTGCATCTCTCCACTCCATGGGAGAAAACAGTAGTACAACACTAGCATCAGTCCTGATATGGCGCTGATTGATTCAGCACAACTTTTAAATGACTCGCCGGTCGTGGCCCTTTTCGCTAAATCAAGAAGCGATTCGGGTCACGACGTGACAGCGTTTTTCCTATACCGTCTATCAAGAACCAATGAGATGACCAGGCACTGATGGAAGTCCTTGATCGAGAGGATTCAATCAAGAAAGAGCTGccagaagcagttgcatcatatgaACTTGACTACTTGAGAGGTGCTTGCTTACAGGGCCTGAAGATGCTCTGGATCGCCATGGGCTCGTGCTTGGCGCCACCTAGGTAAAGCACCAAAACCCACACTGGATGAATCGATGAATCTTCATCATCCCTGCCCTGCATTGTCTCGCAATGCTCCCATGCCAAGTTGCTGATGCATGCGATGTGGATCCAAAATTCTTGGTTGTTCTTTAGCCTGTTCCTCGCCCTTGCCACGTAGCGAATCTCATCGCGACAACTCGTCAAGGCCTGCCCTGGtcagcagagcagagcagagcttGTCACGGAGGCAAGCCGACGCGTCGTCGGCGGCTTGGCTTTTCTTATTTCTTCCTAGCTCGGAAGCAGCCCAAGATTTGGAGCCATCGCTAACGCTGATGCTGCCAAGAAGAGGGGAGGTCACGAAACTGTGCCGGATCCTGTTGCTAACGCTGATGCGTTGCACTGGACCTGCCTTCCGCTATAATCCGAAACCGGGATGAACCGCACTGTACCCGGTCTGCTTCTGAAACAGTAGAAAACGTTGGTTCGTTTTCGATTACAGGGAGATGCAAGCAAGTACACGAATAGTGTCTGTATGAAGACCATTGACGATGAAGGATCTCTAGCCCCACAGACCCCCAGCCCTCTTGGCCACACAACAACACTTCCACTTCTCTTaagtcttttttttttttgaaacatagCTTATCTAAGCTTTCTTGCTCTAAAAGTTGTTAAATTGTAGGCAGCTTGCGAGTGCGGCGTTTCTGCTCCCGAGTTCATTTGCACCCGCTCtgacaaaaaaaatcaaaacaaatactaaaaaaattccaaaaaaaattgtgtGGTAGATAAGTTTACGCGTGAGGTGCGCtccaagtttcaactcatttgtacATCTAAGAAACTCTCAGCAAAAAAGGCAAATTCAGGGTCTGTAAGAATGTTTACTGTTTACACATTGTTCTGACCCGATTTTTTTTTTCTGCGAGCTTCTCAGATGTCCAAATAAGTTGAAATTTCGAGTTAACCTCACGCATAAAATTATCTATCACacaaaaaaatggatttttttgaattttttaagtatttattttgaatttttttctgacCAAGTGCGGATGAGCCTGGTCACCGAGTTGGATTTTCGGCAGCTTGCTTGCTACTGATTTTAGTGGTGTACAAGGAGCGGATGAGCAATTCCTTGTACTACTGATTTTAGTGGTTTACTACTGGTCAGGACAGGTTGGCGATTGGAGGTTGGAAATGGTCCCATGCAGCAGATGGAAAGAGTAGTGGCGTAGCGCCATGGATGGAGTCCAAGAACCCTGCAACCACTAtgttgcaaccaacacgattaagATCCATTTGGACGCCCATCTTGTTTAGCCTCATAACTAATTAGGCGAGCGAAATCAACGGCTGGGTTTATTAACCAACAAGTTTGGTCATGAAAATCGGCATCACGCTTTGGATACCGTACCCTAGCTAGCGATCTTCTCTGAATCGCCACCGGCATCAGTCAACTTAGTCGTAATGGCAATGTGCCCCGTAGATTAACCAACGCCTCTCATTCACTGGCCATGATTGGATTTCagctactagtaggagtagtatctTGCGGCCTCATCATCAGACGAGAAAGGCATCAAGACTTGAttggtttctttctttctttcctggCTTTTCCACAGCCGCCGCATCCGATGCTTGAGGTTGAGGCATGCAGGTGTCAGTCACTCACTCAGTCGGGTCAAATTGGGGGCCAGGAAAGGAGCGGCGCCCAACCCAAACACCTGAAAGGGCGTACGAAAAGAAGAGCAATTTACTGGGCACTGTCTGAGGGAAAAGTAAAAGTGGGGAAAAGGAAAAAGGAGGGCGGCCACTCTCTTCACCGTTGGCAGCATTGCCGCATGGTTTCACCTCTTCTTTTACTTGCTTTTTTGCGGGCACACTGTTGCCTATATATGCTTGCATGTGTGTGTGGGGGTGTGTTTTGCAGAGATTCCTTTCCTCCTCCATGAAATGAAACACAGGATGAACATGAGCACGTAAAAGAGGAGGAGGTTGATTGGCTGCCCAATGATTGAGCTGCATTGCATAATCCAGTACTGCCACTCCACATGAGAGGAGAATTTTTTTCCACCACCATTACATAatggaactgcatgcacatgcttgcCTAATTAGCTCGTACTCTTGTCTGTTTGTATAATGAGCTGCTATGTGTCTGCTACCCGATCTGACCAGCTCCTTGAGGAAACcgttaagggcctctttgatttgatCCACAGGATTCTGGAAAAACAGGAATAGAAAAAGTATAGAATTGGATTGGAGTGGCAAGATTAGCAAGGACCAAGGAGTATTTGATGTCACCGAAAAACAAAGGAATTGTAAAAATGTTGGAATAGATGTTAGATTTCTTATATGAAATGTAAGAAAAATTTATAAGGATTTCAAGCCTCCAATGGAATTCCTTTGGACCAAAGGAGCCCTAAGTTTTCCAAGCAGAAATGTCGTCTCTCGTCACAACGGCCACACACGCATGGGCGCAGAGGATCCTTGGCCACCAATTGCACATACACATCCTTGTACTAGTGCTATACATGTAGCAGCAGCAGTGAGTGCCAAACTCAACGCAGCATGACCAGATACCCAACTGATAAATACAAGATGTTGCTTCTGTCTCGCTGTCTGTTTGCTTGTGTTAATAGCAAAGGGCCGGTGGCAACATCCCTGTCAGTTAGCACCAGGATGGTCCAGCCACCAGGACGGATACACACATATACATACTACAGGTTGCCAACTTGGCCTTCAAGGCTATCTCATCTGGCCCGGGGACGGCCGGTGACGTCTAGGCTACCGGCCGCCGTCACGCTCTAGACCACCGCCGGCGACGACCAGCCGCCCCGGCCGGCCGGTAGGTGTATGACAGTCTTGAGATAGTGTTTACAGATCAGCCATGACAAAAGGTTAATTCAGAAGCCTGCTTGTTTTCTTCTGCTGATGGATAGGTATAAATAATGTCAGGGAAGGGGAGGATGATGGCATGGGAATCTGGAAAGCGTATGTGCTCAAGGCATAAGCTGATGGAGTTGTTGGTCACACGCATGGCATGACATGGATGCAGTGGTCGTGATGAAACCATGACCTCACACACATTGCCGACCAGTGGATGCTCATTGGCAAGCACCACCTCAAAAGTGCTCTTGCTCTTAATTAGGGCACAAGTTGATTAATTGACCTCGTCATTTGTTTAGAAACATTGCAATGTACACACTGCGGCGCGGCAGGCTGCCTCACGAAGCAACCCGCCGCAAGCCGCGTTTTTCTGCGAAAGTTGCAGCCTAAACAAACACCACGAAAGCTAACCACGGATGATGGGGCAACTAACTATGGATGACAGGATGAGCCTATGCTCATTTGACCATCCTATATATGCTTAGTTAGCCTCATGCTTGGCGGTGTTGATCAGTTCAACTTCAAGCAAAGCATGATTACCTGTCAGGTGTAAACAACAAGCAAGGTCAATGGCGTTTATGGGCTCATGACAACGAGTTGCTGCTGTTCGGTGGAGGCTGGGGAGCAGTAGGCTAGCAGTTGAAGGAACTGGTCATGAAATTAAGAGGTTGATGTGCATCTCCAATGCAATGCAAGCTCACGTGAGCTGTGACGATGTATGGCGTGTGTGTGGTGAAGATCTCCACGATCTAATTAGTTGCAACCGCAGGGGTTTGTCTAGGTCGTTGTTAGGTTTGGACTGGGATTTAATATCTGATTAACCATGCAATGATATGAGCAATTAATCTTTATTTTCCAGCAGATCACTACTGGTTAGAAATAGTAATAGTATAGTGTGTGGAGTATATGCATACAAATACGATGTGTAGTACTGGTAGAACCCAGGTAGTTGTAGCTGTGTGTCTAACGCGTTTTTGTACATATATATACGCACAATGACAAGTGCTTTGATTGGGTCTAAATATATCATAGATCAGTTGATTCAGTTCCAATAACTCTGATTAGTCAAACTTCTCTGTGTTTTTTTTTGGACTCGGCCAGCTCATCCATGACCCCGTACATAATTGGTCGTGCATGTCCATGTATAATCGTTTTGAAAGGAATGGGTAACGAGGATTCATCTTCAAGTACAAGTACATGTGAAAGGGATTTGTTGGAAATCTAGTACCTGACGTTTATACAAGAGAGTGGCTAACAAGTATCACTAAAATATTTTCAACCGTCTGTATTTCCTCCTGTAAGGTAGGAGAAATATTTGAGAGCTTACAACTAGAGTACATAATGATCTTTATCAGTATAATGATCTTTATCGCTGGATTGTTGATGGTATTCTTTTCAAATGcttgaaaaaacaaaaataaattgaaGAAATTTCACCCAAGTTAGCATCAAGGAGCCCAAACAAGCAATGACCAATATATGATCATCGTCCTAAGCATAAACATGGCTGAGGTAGACTTATCGCCCTAAGCACATAAAGTGGGCGATGTAGTGTTGACATGGCCCTTAGACAAACTTGGCGCAACTTAGTTTTTTGACACACTAGCTTTGCCAAAAAAAACTCTTCATCTTATTTAGGCAAATAATTTTTCTTTTGGATCATCATAACCCAATTTCGTATCCGACTTCTATATAGCCAAAATAGTGCACCCTAATATTTTTCCGAATAAAAATTGCCCGACCCAGACATCGAAGGaactctatcctaaaggaacttgaaggtcccactaaggatagaagcgcatattagagacgcttttgcaaggtggatatcattacatcgtaccattacataatagttggggatacatacaagaggcatataatgccacacgaatacaacaacatcatacacaaggGCATcaaccgactacggatgaaacacaaacagaaactcaaacgacatccaccctgcccaggctgccgacctggaacctatcccctgatcgaagaagaagcagaagaactccaaaacaagtaacatcgctctcgcgtcaagatcatcgcataacctgtacctgcaactgttgttgtagtaatctgtaagccacgaggactcggcaatcccatcaccatgggtatcaagactagcaaagcttaaagggtaaggaaaggataagtggtgaggttgcagtatcgactaagcatatatggtggctaacatacgcaaataagagcgagaagagaagcaaacggaacggtcgagaa is a window of Triticum dicoccoides isolate Atlit2015 ecotype Zavitan chromosome 2B, WEW_v2.0, whole genome shotgun sequence DNA encoding:
- the LOC119362777 gene encoding protein N-lysine methyltransferase METTL21A-like isoform X1, which gives rise to MADAGGVREREEEEDDDFVCLDPSFFMNRNYEMKTFTYGSQELQLLCLSSACTDYDLTGQLVWPGAVLMNTYLSEHPETVKGCSLIELGSGIGITGILCSRFCKEVVLTDHNDEVLEIIKKNIEMQSCSGNADAVLTAEKLEWGNHDHLSNIIEKHPVGFDLILGADICFQQASIPCLFDTVVKLLRMQANTCRFILAYVSRTKVMDALVLKEAEKRGMVVKEVDGTRTTITDLEGVIFDITLK
- the LOC119362777 gene encoding protein N-lysine methyltransferase METTL21A-like isoform X2, translated to MADAGGVREREEEEDDDFVCLDPSFFMNRNYEMKTFTYGSQELQLLCLSSACTDYDLTGQLVWPGAVLMNTYLSEHPETVKGCSLIELGSGIGITGILCSRFCKEVVLTDHNDEVLEIIKKNIEMQSCSGNADAGYHFC